The Toxoplasma gondii ME49 chromosome XII, whole genome shotgun sequence genome includes a region encoding these proteins:
- a CDS encoding hypothetical protein (encoded by transcript TGME49_300070) — protein MAGLLPSYYSIASFLGSYQITVFIMDAGVTPEYLHDPTPPETSQPATEHCPPTFQSLSLPLLLEGSIKRPAMCRTAEDLAPLSSLASPQRRTLSRKRRRPADSFHAQCESFATLSEPSTCPSAMVSTQAQGEPRSETDERATVWFNSETNEVDSRQVSGHRTTCFTSANVVARLGCPSMLTAESSEGPVSNDNQQQLTRFFPQFVDTLATSALTTESQRILTEACPDLVFGEGSSPAVAALPSDNTRSEATATWEENGEAAAWGCGYCTESETAPTAPWALRPRDVEGSDGDTSHQAVQSLLVPLEFLPPWPLDSELPETSADHTLATEAVSYDEDTRSTGGRNGDASALVEHQIDLFDQEKTAAVGSSLPQTPSASAALGSELHLRNLLAFITPVLSALAAALAAPCVSATGLEAAPFPGLPGPSVSSCDIELSQKAIRLIFRDLQHVCLPLLTNTLSMSPAEAEYVSTALKRHADMIESVTSAPLPQINCISPYGFSLLFWPYLSIFKKCLIDCVMPSSLSKFEQIRLLLLVCNTPEPPGAPGATAYL, from the exons TTTCAATCGCTTTCGCTGCCACTACTGCTGGAAGGGTCCATCAAGCGACCGGCAATGTGCAGAACAGCAGAGGACCTGGCGCCTTTGTCATCGCTTGCTTCACCTCAACGTCGCACCCTTTCACGAAAACGACGGCGTCCAGCCGACTCTTTTCACGCACAGTGCGAAAGTTTCGCTACCTTGTCAGAACCCAGCACGTGTCCTTCAGCAATGGTTTCAACGCAGGCGCAAGGTGAACCGCGTTCAGAAACCGACGAGCGCGCTACCGTCTGGTTTAACTCAGAAACCAACGAGGTAGATTCGCGACAGGTCTCCGGCCACAGGACGACATGCTTCACTTCTGCTAACGTCGTTGCCAGGCTAGGATGCCCCAGCATGTTGACTGCGGAGTCCTCCGAGGGGCCTGTATCTAACGACAATCAACAGCAATTAACGCGGTTCTTCCCTCAGTTTGTAGATACCCTAGCGACAAGCGCCCTGACAACAGAGTCGCAGCGAATCCTCACTGAGGCCTGTCCAGACTTAGTGTTCGGAGAAGGCAGCTCTCCCGCCGTTGCGGCGTTGCCCTCTGATAACACCCGCTCTGAAGCCACAGCAACATgggaagagaacggagaggcggCTGCATGGGGATGCGGCTACTGCACTGAATCTGAGACTGCACCGACTGCTCCGTGGGCATTACGGCCTCGTGATGTGGAGGGGAGCGATGGGGATACTTCTCATCAG GCTGTGCAAAGCCTTCTTGTTCCGCTAGAATTCTTGCCACCCTGGCCTCTTGATTCAGAGCTGCCAGAAACGTCTGCAGACCATACTCTGGCTACCGAGGCAGTCTCGTACGACGAAGACACCCGCTCGACGGGAGGCAGAAATGGAGACGCCTCAGCTCTGGTTGAGCACCAAATAGATCTTTTTGATCAGGAAAAAACAGCCGCTGTTGGGTCGTCCCTTCCACAGACGCCATCCGCCTCTGCGGCACTGGGTTCAGAGTTACACCTGAGAAATCTTTTGGCGTTTATCACTCCAGTATTGTCAGCTCTCGCTGCAGCTCTGGCGGCGCCCTGCGTTTCCGCGACAGGACTGGAGGCAGCGCCGTTCCCGGGGCTTCCCGGCCCATCGGTCTCTTCGTGTGACATAGAACTTTCTCAGAAAGCGATTCGCTTGATATTCCGTGATCTACAACATGTCTGCCTGCCATTGCTTACCAACACTCTTTCCATGTCACCTGCTGAAGCAGAGTATGTGTCAACTGCTCTGAAGCGCCACGCGGATATGATCGAAAGTGTGACTTCCGCGCCACTTCCACAGATAAACTGCATCAGCCCCTATGGCTTcagccttctcttctggccGTATCTCTCCATCTTCAAAAAGTGCCTCATTGACTGTGTCATGCCGTCCTCCCTCTCGAAATTCGAGCAAAttcgcttgcttcttcttgtaTGCAATACCCCCGAGCCTCCCGGTGCCCCGGGCGCAACTGCATATCTCTAA